From the genome of Verrucomicrobiota bacterium:
GTGGACTTTTTGGGACGGTTTGTCTACGCGGTAAATACCGGCAGTAACAACGTTTCAGCTTACCGCATCGGTTCTGACGGGAGCCTGACGCCGGTAGCCGGTTCGCCCTTCACGACAGGGACCGCCCCGTTTTCAGCGGCGGCGGACGTCGCGGGCCGTTTCGTGTATGTGGCCAACCACCTCAACAACAATATCTCAGCCTACGGCATCGGCCTGGATGGGACCTTAACGCCCGTGGCCGGTTCGCCCTTTGCTGCAGGGGCGTTTCCCAGTTCCGTGGCGGTGGACATTTTGGGACGGTTTGTCTACGTGGCAAACGCGTCCAGCGGGAACGGCAGCATCTCAGCCTACCACATCGGTTCGGACGGGATCCTGACGCCGGTAGCCGGTTCGCCTTTCATGACGGGGACCGCCCCCTTTTCGGTGGCGGTGGACCTCCCAGGCCGCTTTCTCTATGCAGCAAACGGGGAGAGCAACAACGTCTCGGCTTACGCCATCGGCCCGGATGGGGCACTGGCGCCGGTGACCGGTTCGCCCTTCCCGGCGGGGGTCAGACCCGTGGCCGTGGCCGTCGATTTCTTGGGCCGCTTTGTCTATGTGGCCAACCACGGCACGTTCCCCGACTTTACGGACAGCAGCATCTCGGCCTACCGCATCGGTCCGGATGGGGCCCTGACGCCCGTGAAAGGTTCACCTTTCGACGCTGCGGGGACTGGTGCCAATTCCGTGGCGATTAGCCCCTGATATCGGGCAGTACAAGGGACGGTGCCGGCGCCTCCGCCGAGGAATTTCCACTTTTGGTTTTGGCGATGGCGGCCGCGCCGCCGATGTAGTTGCCGACGTTTACCAGCAGCAACGCGTAGCTCATGATAAGCGATACGGTCAGCATGGTGGACCGTCCGAATTTCTGGGCGATCGCGGCCGAAATCGTGTACTCGCCGGATCCGTATAGCCTTTTGACGAAAAACAGTCCGAACAACAGGAAGCCGATCGAGGCGCCCAGCACCGACCAGCTCACCGAAACCCCGGAGCCGAACGCCTCCTGCGCGGTGCCGACCGTCGACTTGGCCCCGATAAACCGGGACATCAGCAGCACGCCGATGACCGCGGCGGGCAGCGAATGCGAGGCCGTCATGAACTGGTCGACAGTCCGGCTGCGCAGTCGCACCGTCAGCCAGCTGGTGAGCAGGATGTACGCGACCACCATCGCGATGATGACCGCAGTACCGAAGGCATCGAATTCGGCCATTTTTTTTCCTCTCAGTGGGCGGCA
Proteins encoded in this window:
- a CDS encoding beta-propeller fold lactonase family protein, whose amino-acid sequence is MLTLVVLIVGPGKPILAHAQGQDGAQLGRAGFLYVTNSAGNDVSAYRIGPHGALMPVAGSPFATENTPSSVAVDPLGHFVYVANTGIAPALGSISAFHIGSRGALTPVAGSPFDAGNGPLSVAVDFLGRFVYAVNTGSNNVSAYRIGSDGSLTPVAGSPFTTGTAPFSAAADVAGRFVYVANHLNNNISAYGIGLDGTLTPVAGSPFAAGAFPSSVAVDILGRFVYVANASSGNGSISAYHIGSDGILTPVAGSPFMTGTAPFSVAVDLPGRFLYAANGESNNVSAYAIGPDGALAPVTGSPFPAGVRPVAVAVDFLGRFVYVANHGTFPDFTDSSISAYRIGPDGALTPVKGSPFDAAGTGANSVAISP